A genomic window from Chaetodon auriga isolate fChaAug3 chromosome 13, fChaAug3.hap1, whole genome shotgun sequence includes:
- the LOC143330680 gene encoding immunoglobulin superfamily member 2-like yields the protein MSCSLQSVWRANLLLCLGLLLHCGEAKVHTEVQAGPLYRVVGSPLSIFCNVSGFTSASTRKEFEFRIKKPAKPTFEINIISTNDETFSYSMYYHRVKEGEITLTHVSPNSVVFEIQSLQKDDEGEFDCAVINSESVYSGTYSAKTTVKVIDNSLSVSSPASTSLSFNEGDALTLTCQASSNTVQHTHLSLAWFLHKNGEDNAQPIISLDRDFTLSPGQEFGGRYQDGLIRLDKMGEATYKLNMAQLKLSDQGKIYCQAQEWIQDPDRSWYSIAQKDAEETTLSVKARELVPDMSSLVVTVSAQPTTLQEGQELSLSCNIDTQNLRERFFSVAWLRGSDELARIGPTGVLSVGPEYSSREGELRAARLGDRDYRLKLQPVRTEDQGEYICRAWPQDRGQDGVFTKGTAQDSRPQLVSISATDSGLSLEMQNTLSVNEGDRLKLTCKVNGVKGQLSVTWQHKATSASTTVFTNVISLSQDGVMEKSDEFMSRKVKATRPAIDTFTLELDEVTPSDSGVYQCAVSEWTINSKTNSQSVTATVTVAPVDSFVKVKLISRNSVVTVGENVELICQVRGSHLPITLTWSLQRDASTLDNILTLYSDGSISWSGDQHRYQLKVKSSEREVSHYLLINGASEREAGSYQCSVSVFLENAHKKLPPSYQLAVNVQKPVSKLILTSPPALTTDINTDIEVKCSVISEPSASSRYAVTWLLQQQTENKTIISSDRDALITFGHQVELSQRQRISMKRTKGPSFELTVQQAQISDKGSYICEVVEWLQDPRGDWYHLSPVSKTTKIMVTEPANDLHLDKTELSLIAKEGDELELKCNITSGASSPFFYKVTWLSTGNDPSITNVLVELDHTGLLSYPENQRLKGLQGRLCLTRPTQSSFYLGIQKVHEEDSGTYKCQVEQYQLNHEGHWQQKASEKGGPITLTVNVAETNLSVMKEEVELNVSTSQNFAIPCDIIQQSSSESEFQVTWIWQKETETKRPIFTVYRDSTLQDRFGMGDKLRFSHPLPNQFSLTVLKPDPEHSGQYFCEVEEWLPSLSHGWRKVAAETSGYMTVHVYADGDVKAVSKPECDLGIWIGTIVAITACTLLVIFILVLKICRSKGGNKSQQQSLWTDQHLLKTKPSAED from the exons ATGAGCTGTTCCCTGCAATCCGTTTGGAGGGCCAATTTGCTCCTCTGTCTGGGGCTACTGCTGCACTGTG GAGAAGCCAAAGTGCACACTGAAGTGCAGGCTGGGCCGCTGTATCGCGTGGTGGGCTCCCCGCTCTCCATCTTCTGCAATGTGAGTGGCTTCACCAGTGCCAGCACTAGAAAAGAATTTGAATTCCGCATTAAAAAGCCTGCAAAGCCGACATTTGAGATCAACATCATCAGCACCAATGACGAAACCTTCAGCTATTCTATGTATTATCACCGTGTGAAGGAGGGGGAAATTACTCTGACACATGTGTCTCCAAACTCAGTCGTCTTTGAGATACAAAGCTTGCAGAAAGACGATGAAGGAGAATTTGATTGTGCTGTGATCAACTCAGAATCTGTTTATAGTGGAACCTACAGTGCTAAGACAACAGTGAAAG TGATTGACAACTCCCTAAGTGTTTCCTCACCTGCCTCCACCTCACTCAGCTTTAATGAGGGCGATGCTCTCACTTTAACATGCCAAGCCTCCAGCAACACCGTCCAGCACACTCATCTGTCTCTTGCCTGGTTTCTCCATAAAAACGGCGAGGACAACGCTCAGCCTATCATTTCCCTGGACAGAGATTTTACACTGAGCCCAGGCCAGGAGTTTGGAGGGCGTTACCAAGATGGACTCATAAGGTTAGATAAAATGGGAGAAGCAACATACAAGCTAAACATGGCTCAGCTGAAGCTGTCAGACCAAGGCAAGATCTACTGCCAGGCTCAGGAGTGGATCCAAGATCCTGACCGCTCCTGGTACTCTATCGCACAGAAGGATGCCGAGGAAACTACTCTGAGTGTCAAAGCAAGAG AACTGGTGCCAGACATGTCGTCTCTGGTGGTGACAGTCTCAGCACAGCCGACAACCCTGCAGGAAGGGCAGGAGCTATCGCTGTCCTGCAACATAGACACACAGAACCTGAGGGAAAGGTTCTTCTCTGTCGCCTGGCTCAGGGGGAGTGACGAGCTGGCCCGCATCGGCCCCACAGGCGTTCTGTCTGTGGGGCCCGAGTACAGCTCGCGAGAAGGAGAGCTCAGGGCAGCTCGGCTGGGGGACAGAGATTACCGTCTCAAACTGCAGCCTGTCAGAACCGAGGACCAAGGAGAGTATATCTGTAGAGCGTGGCCTCAGGACAGAGGCCAGGATGGTGTCTTTACAAAGGGAACAGCCCAAGACTCCAGACCCCAGTTAGTAAGCATCTCAGCCACAG ACAGCGGGCTCTCACttgaaatgcaaaacacattGAGTGTTAACGAAGGCGACAGGCTGAAGCTCACCTGTAAAGTGaatggggtcaaaggtcagctctcTGTCACCTGGCAGCACAAAGCGACATCTGCATCAACGACCGTGTTCACCAATGTCATTAGTCTAAGTCAGGACGGCGTCATGGAGAAATCGGACGAGTTCATGAGTCGCAAAGTAAAGGCAACACGCCCAGCAATTGACACCTTCACCCTAGAGCTCGATGAGGTCACGCCTTCTGATTCAGGTGTCTACCAGTGTGCTGTGTCTGAATGGACAATCAATAGTAAGACCAACAGCCAGTCAGTGACTGccacagtgacagtggctcctgTAG ACTCGTTTGTGAAAGTGAAGCTTATCAGTCGCAACAGCGTAGTGACTGTAGGAGAAAATGTGGAGTTGATCTGCCAGGTCAGAGGGTCACATTTACCAATAACACTGACTTGGAGCCTGCAGCGTGATGCCTCAACCCTAGATAACATCCTGACGCTGTACTCTGATGGTTCCATTAGCTGGTCCGGAGACCAGCACCGCTACCAGCTCAAAGTAAAGAGCAGCGAGCGTGAAGTCAGTCACTATCTTCTTATCAACGGTGCGAGcgagagggaggcaggaagcTACCAGtgtagtgtgtctgtgttcctgGAGAATGCACACAAGAAGCTGCCTCCATCCTACCAGCTCGCTGTGAACGTGCAGAAGCCAG TGAGCAAACTCATTCTGACCTCCCCCCCGGCCTTGACGACTGATATCAACACTGACATAGAAGTAAAATGCTCAGTTATATCAGAACCCTCTGCATCCTCTCGCTATGCTGTCACCTGGCTGCTCcagcaacagacagaaaataagacCATTATCAGCTCAGACCGGGATGCCCTCATAACCTTTGGACACCAGGTAGAGCTGAGCCAAAGACAGCGAATCAGCATGAAGCGCACTAAAGGCCCGAGTTTTGAGTTGACCGTTCAGCAAGCTCAGATCTCAGACAAAGGCTCATACATATGTGAGGTGGTGGAGTGGCTGCAAGATCCTCGTGGTGATTGGTATCACCTCTCACCAGTGTCCAAAACTACAAAGATAATGGTTACTGAGCCTG CCAATGACCTGCATTTAGATAAGACAGAGCTGTCATTAATTGCCAAGGAAGGAGACGAGTTGGAGCTCAAGTGTAACATCACCTCAGGTGCCTCCAGTCCTTTTTTCTATAAAGTCACTTGGCTGTCCACTGGGAACGATCCTTCCATCACAAATGTCCTGGTGGAGCTTGATCACACGGGCCTGCTGAGTTACCCAGAGAACCAGAGGCTGAAAGGCCTGCAGGGGCGGCTTTGTCTCACCAGACCCACTCAGAGCAGCTTCTACCTTGGGATTCAGAAGGTCCATGAGGAGGATAGCGGGACGTACAAGTGTCAGGTTGAACAGTACCAGCTGAATCATGAAGGTCACTGGCAGCAAAAGGCCTCAGAAAAAGGTGGCCCCATCACGCTGACTGTAAATGTTGCAG aaACAAACCTGTCCGTTATGAAGGAAGAAGTGGAGTTGAATGTGAGCACATCCCAGAATTTCGCTATCCCCTGTGATATCATCCAACAATCCAGCAGCGAATCTGAGTTCCAGGTCACATGGATTtggcagaaagagacagaaactaAACGCCCCATATTCACAGTCTACCGAGACTCCACCCTACAAGACAGGTTTGGGATGGGTGATAAGCTAAGATTTAGTCACCCTTTGCCCAACCAATTCAGCCTAACAGTCCTGAAGCCAGATCCTGAACATAGTGGTCAGTATTTCTGTGAGGTAGAGGAGTGGCTGCCATCTCTGTCTCATGGGTGGAGGAAGGTTGCAGCGGAAACGTCTGGATATATGACTGTTCATGTCTATGCAGACG GAGATGTTAAAGCTGTCTCTAAGCCAGAATGCGATTTGGGTATCTGGATAGGGACTATCGTAGCTATTACCGCCTGCACTCTGTTGGTCATATTCATTCTGGTGCTGAAGATATGTCgaagcaaaggaggaaataaGTCACAGCAGCAATCTCTATGGACAGACCAACACCTTCTGAAGACCAAACCCAGTGCTGAGGATTGA
- the klhl6 gene encoding kelch-like protein 6, which yields MSASLERTTDCPSPLLGEDSSPDEERDNLTGSSELRWEDGGLPVELQRGMETLRVNRELTDVVLCVQGRDFPCHRAILAAASQYFRAMFCSGLKESHEERVEIKGLDSGTMSSLLEYTYTSRALLTHSNVQRILEAASQFQFLRVVDACSGFLSKALHLESCIGILNLAESHALSALKTGAQDYITSQFSQIVQQQDFLELPAESLETVLQRDDLDVKCEECVFEALMRWVRAQQDERYPLLGRLLSHVRLPLLEPAYFVEKVESDELIRCCSEAFPLLQEARIYHLSGREVVSERTKPRLQHFLSEVFLIIGGCTKDERFISTVTCLDPLRRSRLEVARLPVTEMEDESQNRKWVEFACITFRNEVYICGGKETQHDVWKYNGALDKWIQIEPLTTGRWRHKMAVHGGKVFALGGFDGVQRLASVEAYDPFHNRWTQVTPLATGVSSCATASFDRWIYVIGGGPNGKLATDQVQCWEPGTDRWELRAPIPIETKCTNAVTFKNHIYVVGGAMHAMYCYSPLSDSWSLVTRLGERASCAIAACNNKLFITGGRDNKNQVISTVMCWDVGRGVLTEECVLPMGVSHHGSVTLMKSYTHIHRITPASESQ from the exons ATGAGTGCCTCGCTGGAGAGGACTACGGACTGTCCCTCGCCGCTGCTTGGAGAGGACTCCAGCCcagatgaggagagagacaacCTGACAGGCTCAAGTGAGCTGCGCTGGGAAGATGGAGGCCTACCGGTGGAGCTACAGAGAGGGATGGAAACCCTACGTGTGAACAGAGAACTGACCGATGTGGTGCTGTGTGTTCAGGGACGTGACTTCCCTTGCCACAGAGCCATACTCGCAGCTGCCAGTCAGTACTTCAG gGCAATGTTTTGCAGCGGTCTGAAGGAGAGTCACGAGGAACGCGTGGAAATAAAAGGGTTGGACAGCGGGACGATGTCTTCTCTCCTGGAGTATACCTACACCAGCCGAGCCCTCCTTACACACTCCAATGTGCAGAGAATACTAGAGGCTGCCAGTCAATTTCAG TTCCTGCGTGTGGTGGATGCATGTTCTGGCTTTCTGAGCAAGGCCCTGCACCTGGAGAGCTGTATTGGGATCCTGAACCTTGCTGAAAGCCACGCTCTGTCGGCCCTGAAGACCGGGGCTCAGGACTACATCACCTCTCAGTTCTCCCAGATAGTCCAGCAGCAGGACTTCCTGGAGCTGCCGGCTGAATCGCTGGAGACTGTCCTGCAGAGGGACGACCTCGATGTGAagtgtgaggagtgtgtgtttgaggcgcTCATGCGCTGGGTGAGAGCCCAGCAGGATGAACGCTACCCTTTACTGGGCAGATTGCTGTCGCATGTGCGGCTGCCATTGTTGGAGCCTGCGTACTTTGTAGAAAAAGTGGAGTCGGATGAACTGATTCGCTGCTGCAGTGAAGCCTTTCCTTTGTTGCAAGAGGCTCGCATCTATCACCTCTCAGGCAGGGAG GTGGTCTCCGAACGAACCAAGCCCCGCTTGCAGCACTTTCTATCAGAGGTGTTCCTGATAATTGGAGGCTGCACGAAAGACGAACGCTTCATCTCCACTGTCACCTGTTTGGACCCCCTCAGACGCAGCAGGCTGGAGGTCGCCAGGCTGCCAGTCACAGAGATGGAGGACGAATCCCAAAACAGAAAATGGGTGGAGTTTGCCTGCATCACCTTCCGCAATGAAGTGTACATATGTG GTGGTAAAGAGACGCAGCATGATGTTTGGAAATATAACGGCGCCTTGGACAAGTGGATCCAGATCGAGCCCCTGACAACTGGCCGCTGGAGACACAAGATGGCAGTCCACGGGGGGAAGGTGTTCGCACTGGGTGGATTTGATGGAGTTCAGAGACTTGCCAGCGTAGAGGCCTATGACCCCTTTCACAATCGCTGGACACAG GTGACACCTCTTGCAACGGGGGTGAGCTCCTGTGCTACTGCAAGCTTTGACAGATGGATCTATGTGATTGGTGGTGGGCCGAATGGAAAGCTGGCAACTGATCAGGTCCAGTGCTGGGAACCTGGAACAGACCGCTGGGAACTGCGGGCACCCATTCCCATCGAAACCAAATGCACCAATGCAGTCACATTCAAGAACCACATCTATGTAGTCG GTGGTGCCATGCATGCCATGTATTGCTACTCGCCTCTGTCAGACTCCTGGTCTCTCGTGACCCGGCTCGGGGAGAGGGCAAGCTGCGCCATCGCTGCCTGTAACAACAAACTCTTCATCACAGGTGGACGGGATAACAAGAACCAAGTCATCTCCACGGTGATGTGCTGGGACGTCGGCCGAGGGGTGTTGACAGAGGAGTGTGTTTTGCCTATGGGAGTGTCGCACCACGGCAGCGTGACACTGATGAagtcctacacacacatacacagaataACACCTGCTTCTGAGAGCCAATGA